Proteins encoded within one genomic window of Phototrophicus methaneseepsis:
- a CDS encoding DUF3048 domain-containing protein yields MLVGKWSRWWLITLMIGIISTGSMLLMTQAQTPISIPTQTPVSTSTPVPGAIGPTDYDANINPLTGLAVEDPSVLQRRPIIVKVSNSPALVRPQSGIGEADIAFEHYTEAGVTRFSGVFYSHTPQRVGSIRSARLIDYELVPMYQGLLAFAGASIGVDKRIYGSEYVQAFMCQVSDDPEQCYANVDAVGPAGYVAPSDFAERAYKGVLYGPPYFYRDQAIPIPHNLFANLDALWQLAIEDGNDQTPELSGLAFHETPQGTPTGSGIYAQVRYRTTLVEWHYDPETGRYYRSSDGEPHYDANTEQQISAANVIIVYAGHYLTDIVESQWEDTIHWSVQITVWPEGDAVILRDGVRYEGRWLRPTRDDLMTFQTSEGNILYLKPGNTWVQLVPLPDQMDPETEWVNIG; encoded by the coding sequence ATGCTTGTAGGTAAATGGTCACGCTGGTGGCTTATCACACTGATGATCGGCATCATAAGCACAGGCTCCATGTTGTTGATGACACAGGCACAAACGCCAATCTCGATACCCACTCAGACACCGGTTTCAACATCAACGCCTGTACCAGGCGCTATCGGCCCAACAGATTATGACGCCAACATCAACCCGCTGACCGGATTGGCTGTAGAAGACCCATCTGTGTTGCAGCGCCGCCCTATCATCGTCAAGGTATCGAACTCCCCTGCGCTCGTCAGGCCGCAATCCGGCATTGGCGAAGCAGATATCGCTTTTGAACATTATACAGAAGCAGGCGTGACACGCTTTTCCGGCGTATTTTATAGCCACACCCCGCAGCGCGTCGGCAGCATCCGCAGCGCCCGTCTGATCGACTATGAGTTGGTGCCCATGTACCAGGGGTTGCTGGCATTCGCTGGGGCCAGCATTGGGGTGGATAAACGTATATACGGCTCGGAGTATGTACAAGCTTTTATGTGCCAGGTCAGCGACGACCCGGAACAATGCTATGCGAATGTGGATGCAGTTGGGCCTGCCGGGTACGTAGCACCCTCAGATTTTGCTGAGCGCGCGTATAAAGGCGTGCTCTATGGGCCACCTTATTTCTACCGAGATCAGGCCATTCCCATTCCGCATAACCTCTTCGCCAACCTGGACGCCCTGTGGCAGCTCGCCATAGAAGATGGCAATGACCAGACACCTGAGTTATCGGGCTTGGCTTTCCATGAAACGCCACAAGGCACGCCAACAGGCAGCGGTATCTATGCCCAGGTGCGCTATCGCACAACCCTGGTCGAATGGCATTATGACCCTGAGACGGGGCGATACTACCGCAGCAGCGATGGTGAACCGCATTATGACGCCAATACCGAGCAGCAAATCAGCGCCGCTAACGTAATTATCGTCTACGCTGGGCACTATCTGACGGATATTGTGGAAAGCCAATGGGAAGATACTATTCATTGGAGCGTGCAGATTACCGTCTGGCCGGAAGGCGATGCCGTGATTTTGCGGGATGGCGTCCGCTACGAAGGCCGCTGGCTGCGCCCCACTCGTGACGACCTGATGACTTTCCAGACCAGCGAAGGCAATATTCTCTATCTCAAGCCAGGGAACACCTGGGTGCAGCTTGTCCCCCTGCCAGATCAAATGGACCCGGAAACAGAGTGGGTCAACATCGGCTAG
- a CDS encoding trypsin-like peptidase domain-containing protein: MAIRIVEQGIQAIQGGQQVEGARLLRIALKEDGMDARLRATALMWLAETNEDVSFKIDCYRKAITADPDNPDVQQRLSYWLSRQLPNNQPQQPSQANYQQPTPPPTMPPGMVPPGMAPPATMPNSTVPSAQALNVGQQGTTPNQGAMPIQGQQRVVGVLGGPFGDGSGFFVTRDGLVATTRAVVGGQSRMNIDLISGHRLVGEVVRSFPEHDVALIKVNAALGQIPTVSPSPFVPESTPIVLMMHGGKGIRSQRRSTRDESTPHWFPTLVKRAEIDAGGDPIYDERNLLIGMATRNTSRTNDYIYGLHISLVFQCVEQYTYELQQTQGQRTTYCAQCGHISRAPQYSAFYCETCGSVLPASKDVTRYPQTNTDALYQENMHRPCIKCQAQVGYYDSRCLRCGHDMNEPVQSNQGWQR; this comes from the coding sequence ATGGCAATTCGTATTGTGGAACAGGGGATTCAGGCCATTCAGGGCGGCCAACAGGTCGAAGGTGCGCGTTTGCTACGTATCGCCCTCAAAGAAGATGGCATGGATGCCCGATTGCGTGCAACAGCCCTGATGTGGTTGGCAGAAACCAACGAGGACGTCAGCTTTAAGATTGACTGCTACCGCAAAGCCATCACAGCCGACCCAGATAACCCCGATGTTCAGCAGCGCCTGAGCTATTGGCTGAGCCGCCAGTTGCCCAACAATCAGCCGCAGCAGCCATCCCAGGCCAATTATCAGCAGCCAACGCCCCCGCCAACCATGCCACCCGGCATGGTCCCGCCGGGCATGGCGCCACCCGCAACAATGCCCAACTCAACAGTGCCCTCTGCGCAGGCCCTCAATGTGGGGCAGCAAGGCACAACCCCAAACCAGGGAGCAATGCCTATCCAGGGTCAGCAGCGCGTGGTTGGTGTGCTGGGTGGGCCTTTCGGTGATGGCAGCGGCTTCTTCGTCACACGGGATGGCCTTGTCGCGACGACACGTGCCGTTGTAGGTGGGCAATCACGGATGAATATTGATCTCATATCAGGCCATCGACTGGTTGGCGAAGTCGTCCGTTCATTCCCGGAGCACGATGTCGCGCTGATTAAAGTCAACGCGGCCCTGGGGCAAATCCCGACGGTATCGCCATCACCATTTGTCCCAGAAAGTACGCCTATCGTGCTCATGATGCATGGTGGCAAAGGCATTCGCAGCCAGCGCCGCAGCACCCGCGATGAAAGCACGCCCCATTGGTTCCCGACGCTCGTCAAACGTGCGGAAATTGATGCAGGCGGTGACCCCATCTACGATGAACGTAACCTGTTGATCGGCATGGCGACCCGCAACACAAGCCGTACCAATGACTATATTTACGGGCTGCACATCAGCTTGGTATTCCAGTGTGTGGAGCAGTACACCTACGAATTGCAGCAGACACAGGGCCAGCGTACCACTTACTGCGCCCAATGTGGGCATATCAGCCGGGCACCCCAATACAGCGCCTTCTACTGTGAGACGTGCGGCAGCGTCTTACCTGCCTCAAAAGATGTGACGCGCTACCCACAGACCAATACCGACGCCCTCTATCAAGAGAATATGCACCGCCCCTGCATCAAGTGTCAGGCCCAGGTTGGCTATTATGACAGCCGCTGCTTGCGCTGTGGGCACGATATGAACGAACCTGTCCAGTCTAATCAGGGGTGGCAACGTTAA
- a CDS encoding YbjN domain-containing protein has product MFNRGRGRGASLDQHATNVERILSSIGVNPQQARMSTRDGYGWAFQHGSAMIEVYITQQAQREYFQVVAPLIHLPLNNLLPLYRRLLELNLSLTNASLGIYQDVVYIFNERPLAGLDANEADFIISQIAGYADDLDNQLVNEFGGRLYTQA; this is encoded by the coding sequence ATGTTCAATCGAGGCCGTGGACGTGGTGCCAGCCTGGACCAGCATGCCACGAACGTGGAGCGCATCCTGTCATCCATTGGGGTGAACCCTCAACAAGCGCGTATGAGCACGCGCGATGGCTATGGATGGGCTTTCCAGCATGGATCTGCCATGATTGAAGTCTATATTACGCAGCAAGCCCAACGGGAATACTTCCAGGTGGTGGCACCGCTGATTCACCTGCCGCTAAATAATTTGCTGCCGTTATATCGCCGCCTGCTGGAACTGAATCTATCGCTGACGAATGCTTCGCTCGGCATTTACCAGGATGTCGTCTATATCTTCAATGAGCGCCCCTTAGCTGGGCTGGATGCAAACGAAGCCGATTTCATCATCTCGCAAATCGCCGGATATGCAGATGACCTTGATAATCAACTCGTCAACGAATTTGGCGGGCGGCTGTATACACAAGCCTAG